ACTACCCGGCCACCCTTGAGCAACTTTTTTCACCTCCGGCAATGCCGCAATAAGCCTAGACAATGACGATTTTCCCGTGAATGCCATCAGAGAGCCCGACTCCGTCACCCTCTTCATCACCTGCCTGATCGACGGCATCTATCCCGAGGTCGGGACAGCGGTAGTGTCGATTTTTGAACAGCTCGGCATCATGGTAGACTACCCCACCGACCAAACCTGCTGCGGCCAGCCGGCCTTCAACGCCGGCTACCGCCGGGAGGCCAGGGCGGCTGCCAGGCGCTTCATTGAAATTTTCGAACACGCCCCGGTCATTGTCGCCCCGTCGGGATCCTGCGTCCACATGGTCCGCCACCATTATCCGCAGCTTTTCCAGGACGACAGCCGCTGGCTGGCCCGGGCCCGGCAGGTGGCAGCAAAAACCTTTGAGCTGACGGAATACCTGGTGGACATCCTCGGAATCACCGATCTGGGAGCCTCGTATAACGGCCGGATCACCTACCATGACTCCTGCCATCTGCGCCGGGGATTGGGCATCGCCGGCCAGCCGCGGGCTCTGCTGGCGGCGATCAAGGGGGCAACGTTTATCGAAATGACTGAAGCGGAGAGCTGCTGCGGATTCGGCGGCGTCTTTTCAGTGAAATATCCGGAGATATCAACGGCCATGGTGGAGAAGAAAGTGAACCATATCATCGATTCTGGCGCCCATGTGGTTACCGGCTGCGACATCAGCTGCCTGATGAATATCGCCGGCAGACTCAGCCGCTTGGGATCGCCAGTCCGCTGTCTCCACATCGCCCAACTGCTGGCCGGCAGGGAAGAACGGACATGACTGATGAATCCGGCCAATCCTATCGTCAGCGGGCCGCCAGGGCGATCGGCGACCCGCAACTCCAGAAAATGCTGCGGCTTCTTCAGGAGCTGCTCGGCAAGGGTGCCGAACGATCCTTTGCCGGCCTGCCGGGCAGCGAAGACCTCCGCCGGGAGGGCCGCACACTCCGCCAGGAAGCGGTGGAAAACCTCGACACCCTCCTGGAAGCCCTGGCAGCCGGTATCCGCCACCGTGGCGGCCGGGTTTTCTTTGCCGAAGACGCCGCGGCAGCCAACGCTTACTGCGTCTCGCTGGCTCGCAAACACCAGGTTAAAAACGTAGTCAAAGGGAAATCGATGGTTGCCGAGGAGGTCGGCCTCAACCATGCCCTGGCGCAGAACGGCATTGAAGTCACGGAAACCGACCTGGGGGAATTCATTGTCCAACTGGCCGGCGAACATCCCTCCCACATCATTGCGCCGGCAATCCATAAATCACGCCAGGAGGTTGGCAGGATTTTTGCGGAAAAGCTCGGCATAGACTACACTGACGATCCTCCCGCCCTCACCCGGGCGGCCCGTCAGGCTTTGCGGGAAAAACTGCTCCACGCCGACATGGGGATTACCGGCTGCAATCTTGCCTGTGCCGAAACCGGCCAGATCACCCTCCTCTCCAACGAGGGCAACATCAGCATGGCGACCATCCTCCCCCGGATTCATGTGGCGATCATGGGAATGGAACGAGTTACCGCCAGGCTGGCGGATCTCCGGACACTTCTTGGCCTTTTGACCCGAGGCGCCTCGGCCCAGAAAATGTCTGCCTATGTCAGCACCATCGGCGGGCCGGCCGGCAATGGCCAAATCGACGGACCTGATGAATTCCATCTGGTGATTCTTGACAATGGCCGCTCACGAATTCTTGCCGATCAACGGTTCAGGGAAATCCTCTGCTGCCTGCGCTGCGGCGCCTGCCTCAACGCCTGCCCAGTCTACGGCATCATCGGCGGCCATGCCTATGCCTCCCCCTACCCCGGACCCATGGGAGCAGTGGTCTCCCCCCTGCTGTTCGGCATCAATCGACATCAGGATCTCTGCCGCGGGGAGACCCTGTGCGGCGCCTGCAAAGAGGCCTGCCCCATCCACATTGACATTCCCCGCATGCTCTTGGAACTGCGGGCGCAGCTGGCTGTTGGCGACCGACAATGGGATGTCAGGCAGACATCAGCCGGCGAAAAGATTTTCTACCAACTCTGGAGCCTGATGATCGGCAAGCGACCGGTGTATGATCTCTTCCTCAGGTGCGGCTCGTTCATCGGCAGGCTGCTGGCCGGCCGGAAGGAAGTGATCTCCAGATTGCCACAGCCCCTCAGCGGCTGGACCATGAGCCGCGACCTGAAACCTCTGGCCAAGGAAAGCTTTACCACCCGTTGGAAACGCTTGCACAAAGGCAGCAATAGAGACCAGCGGTAAATCTGCAGCACCGGCACACGATGCAGGATTTGGCAATTCATCTGAGAAAAACAGCATGATGGACGACAACAATCAGCAGCAGTTTCTTGCCAACCTTCGTGCGGCCCTCGGCCATCCGGCCGCCGTCCGCCGTCGACAAAAACAGGTCTGTGAACGCCCCGATGATGCCGATCGGCAGGCCTTGGTGAAAGCTATTTCCCGGCGATCCCCGGAACAAACACAGGATCTTCTCGACCGCCTGATGGCAGAAGGCCACCTTCTCAACCTCCAGGTTATCTCCTGTCCAAACTGCACGGCCGCCGGCCAAGCCATCGCCGCCCTGCTCAGTGACGACATATCTGCAGGGGGCAGCAAACGAACCATTGCCTGTTGGCAACATCCCCTGGTAACGGAACTGGATCTTGTCAGCCATTTAGGCATACGCAACATCTCAATCTACTGTGTGGAACAGACCATGCACCCTTTGAGGTCCGCCGAGCGGGAGACCATCCGGCGCCGGGTAGCAGCGTCCTTCGCCGGCATAACCTCGGCTGATTACTGCCTGGCTGACACCGCCAGCCTGGTGCTGCGAGGCCGGCCGGGACAGGACCTGTGTGTTGCCCTGTTGCCCGCCATTCACATAGCCGTCATCAGACGGAAACAGCTGCTGGCTGACATGCAGGAGCTGCACGCGCTGCTGCAGACCAATTCCCCGGACTGCAGGGATGAACTGCCAAACCGCATGACCATGATCTCCGGGCCAAGTAAAACCGGCGATATTGAAGCCACCATGGTCTACGGCGTCCATGGCCCCCGGAATGTTTATCTGCTGGTCATCGACACATAACACCATCCTGCACAACTCCCCCGGCTTACAGCTGAAGCAGGCTGGTTCACTGCGCTACACGGCAACCGATTTCCACCCGACATCGTACGGCCAACTGTGGTATGCCGCCATCACTCTTGAACCTGACGATCAATAGTGGTACACTCGTAACAACCAACGGTAAAACGCCTCGAAACCCAGGACGCACAATGAAACTCGCCGGAGCAAACCCCTGGCATTCTGCAAAGGTTTTGGTAACGGTTCCAACTTTGGGACAAACAAAACCTGAGGGATAAAGCGGACAAGAGAGTACACCCGGCGGCAAAGGTTGCAGCTCAATGAAGAAGAGAGAGTTGTTACGAAGCGAGACTATCAACATTGGAGCAGATCATGGACCCTATTGCCCGTTTACGACAGGATGCCAAAACCATCATCAGGAAGGCGATTGAGGCGGTCAATCCTAAAACGGCAATCTGTTCCCATGTCCAGCGGCAGCATGATCTCCTGCTGTGCAACGGCAACAGCTACGATCTTAGCCACTACCGCCACATCTATCTGGTGGGCGCCGGCAAGGCAGGCGCTTCCATGGCCGCAGCCATGGAGAAACTGCTGGATAACCGGCTGACGGCAGGAGTAGTGGTGGTAAAATACGGTCATCTGGATCGGGTTGTCCGGACAACCATCGTTGAAGCCGGCCATCCGCTGCCTGATCAGGCCGGCGTCGACGGCGCCCGGCAGCTGACTGGCCTGCTGGAAAAGGCCGGCCCGGACGATCTGGTCATCTGCGTCATTTCCGGCGGCGGTTCCGCTCTCCTGCCCCTGCCGGCTGACGGCCTGACCCTGGCGGATAAGCAGGCAGTCACCCAGACGCTGCTCGCCTGCGGCGCCGATATTACTGAGATCAACACCATCAGGAAACACCTCTCCGGCCTCAAAGGCGGCCAACTGGCCCGACTCGCCTCGCCGGCCACAGTCCTTTCCCTGATTCTTTCCGACGTCATCGGCGATCCGCTGGCAAGCATCGCCTCCGGCCCCACCGTCGGCGACCCATCCACTTTTGGCCAGTGTCTCACGATCATCAGCAATTATGGCATCGAAGGGAAGCTGCCGCCAGCAGTGATCAAGCACCTGCAATCAGGGGCCGCCGGGGCCATTGCGGAAACTCCGAAGCCAGGCGATCCGCTTTTCAGCCGGGTTGCCAATCTGATTGTGGCAAACAACCGCCAGGCGGTGACGGCGGCTGCCGCGGCCGCCCGCATCCTTGGGTATCATCCCCTGGTGCTTTCCACCTTCATCGAGGGGGAAACCCGGGAGATCGCCCGCATGCACGGCGCCATCGCCAAAGAGGTGGCGGCCAGCGGCAATCCCGTCACCGCCCCGGCCTGCATCATCAGCGGCGGCGAGACAACGGTGACCATCGCCGGCAGCGGCCTGGGCGGCCGCAACCAGGAATTCGTGCTGGCAGCAGCACTGGAGATTGAAAACCAGGCCCATACGGTTATTGTCAGCGTCGGCACCGACGGCACCGACGGCCCCACCGACGCCGCCGGAGCAGTGGCTGACGGCCTGACCGTGGCCCGCGCCAAAGGTCTGCAGCTTACCCCCAAAGACTATCTCACCAACAACGATGCCTACCATTTTTTTGACCGTCTCGGTGACCTGGTAAAAACCGGCCCCACCAACACCAACGTTATGGACCTCCGCCTGATGCTCATCGCCAACAAAAAAGGTGACACCCGTTAGGCGTCACCTTTTTTGTTGCATTGCTTCCCCCGGAAAACTTTTTAATCACCCCCCGGGGGGGCCGATGAGGCACAATGCCTTTTCACTTCAGGAAATCTGTTCGAATTTACTTCCCGGCACACCGCAGACGCTGCACTTGTCGGGGCAGGCACCGATCACCGTGTTGCCGCAGACGCTGCAGACATGGATCTCAGAAGACGGCAGGTCATTACCCGCCTCAATGGCCGCCGCTGCCTGCTCATAGAGGCCATGGTGAATCTCTTCAACCTCATTAGCCCACTCAAACATCTTCAGGGCGGTTTTTTCTCCTTCCTCTTTAGCAGTAGCGATGAACTCGGGATACATCACCTTGAATTCATGGCTTTCACCCACAACTGACTCCTGCAGGTTAGCCTTGGTATCCTTGATGCCACCCATGGCCCGCAGATGGCCGTGGGCATGAACGGTTTCCGCCTCTGCGGCCGCTCGGAACAACTTGGCTATCTGGCCAAAGCCTTCCTGGTCGGCCTTTTTGGCAAAGGCAAGGTATTTGCGGTTAGCCTGACTTTCACCGGCAAAAGCAGCCGCCAGATTATCCATTGTCTTACCCATGATTTCCTCCTTGTCACAACATCATTATTTATGTGATTCAATAGTTGACGAGTAATTATCAAAAATAATTATTTTAGTCAAGTTTAAAATACGGAGGCATCA
The Candidatus Anaeroferrophillus wilburensis DNA segment above includes these coding regions:
- a CDS encoding iron-sulfur cluster-binding protein, giving the protein MTDESGQSYRQRAARAIGDPQLQKMLRLLQELLGKGAERSFAGLPGSEDLRREGRTLRQEAVENLDTLLEALAAGIRHRGGRVFFAEDAAAANAYCVSLARKHQVKNVVKGKSMVAEEVGLNHALAQNGIEVTETDLGEFIVQLAGEHPSHIIAPAIHKSRQEVGRIFAEKLGIDYTDDPPALTRAARQALREKLLHADMGITGCNLACAETGQITLLSNEGNISMATILPRIHVAIMGMERVTARLADLRTLLGLLTRGASAQKMSAYVSTIGGPAGNGQIDGPDEFHLVILDNGRSRILADQRFREILCCLRCGACLNACPVYGIIGGHAYASPYPGPMGAVVSPLLFGINRHQDLCRGETLCGACKEACPIHIDIPRMLLELRAQLAVGDRQWDVRQTSAGEKIFYQLWSLMIGKRPVYDLFLRCGSFIGRLLAGRKEVISRLPQPLSGWTMSRDLKPLAKESFTTRWKRLHKGSNRDQR
- a CDS encoding glycerate kinase produces the protein MDPIARLRQDAKTIIRKAIEAVNPKTAICSHVQRQHDLLLCNGNSYDLSHYRHIYLVGAGKAGASMAAAMEKLLDNRLTAGVVVVKYGHLDRVVRTTIVEAGHPLPDQAGVDGARQLTGLLEKAGPDDLVICVISGGGSALLPLPADGLTLADKQAVTQTLLACGADITEINTIRKHLSGLKGGQLARLASPATVLSLILSDVIGDPLASIASGPTVGDPSTFGQCLTIISNYGIEGKLPPAVIKHLQSGAAGAIAETPKPGDPLFSRVANLIVANNRQAVTAAAAAARILGYHPLVLSTFIEGETREIARMHGAIAKEVAASGNPVTAPACIISGGETTVTIAGSGLGGRNQEFVLAAALEIENQAHTVIVSVGTDGTDGPTDAAGAVADGLTVARAKGLQLTPKDYLTNNDAYHFFDRLGDLVKTGPTNTNVMDLRLMLIANKKGDTR
- a CDS encoding lactate utilization protein — translated: MMDDNNQQQFLANLRAALGHPAAVRRRQKQVCERPDDADRQALVKAISRRSPEQTQDLLDRLMAEGHLLNLQVISCPNCTAAGQAIAALLSDDISAGGSKRTIACWQHPLVTELDLVSHLGIRNISIYCVEQTMHPLRSAERETIRRRVAASFAGITSADYCLADTASLVLRGRPGQDLCVALLPAIHIAVIRRKQLLADMQELHALLQTNSPDCRDELPNRMTMISGPSKTGDIEATMVYGVHGPRNVYLLVIDT
- a CDS encoding (Fe-S)-binding protein, with translation MREPDSVTLFITCLIDGIYPEVGTAVVSIFEQLGIMVDYPTDQTCCGQPAFNAGYRREARAAARRFIEIFEHAPVIVAPSGSCVHMVRHHYPQLFQDDSRWLARARQVAAKTFELTEYLVDILGITDLGASYNGRITYHDSCHLRRGLGIAGQPRALLAAIKGATFIEMTEAESCCGFGGVFSVKYPEISTAMVEKKVNHIIDSGAHVVTGCDISCLMNIAGRLSRLGSPVRCLHIAQLLAGREERT
- a CDS encoding rubrerythrin family protein, yielding MGKTMDNLAAAFAGESQANRKYLAFAKKADQEGFGQIAKLFRAAAEAETVHAHGHLRAMGGIKDTKANLQESVVGESHEFKVMYPEFIATAKEEGEKTALKMFEWANEVEEIHHGLYEQAAAAIEAGNDLPSSEIHVCSVCGNTVIGACPDKCSVCGVPGSKFEQIS